The window CGTATTTCATATCGGAGACATCGAAGAGGGTAACGTTGTCGCTCCATCCCTTGTCTCTGACGATGATCTTACTCTTTGAGCGGCACTTTCGCACCGCCTCCGCTGCGATATTCTCCCATGAAACAAATGTCCTCGATAATCCGAAATAAGTCCTTCTGTTCAGGTTACTCTCGAGAACACTGACATAGAGTTTTGCAAGATCCCCTGCCCAAATAAACTGAGTCCCGTCGTTCTTCACTACTTCTATTTGTTCGTTTCGCAGCGCATTCTTCACGATTGTCTCAAATCTTCTATCGCGCTGTGTGCTTGCGCCCGTGACAACGGGATTTCCGAATGTATATCCGGGTCTGATGATGTTCACCCGCATATGAGTATTGTATGACACGGCGAGCAGGTAGTTCTCACTCGCAGCCTTGGTCGCCCCATAAAGAGTGGTCGGGTGATGTTTTGTAGTGGTCTCGACTTTCGATATCAGCCCGTCTATTTTGTTCTGTTCAACCATATATACATAATCGTTGACTGCAGTCGAAGAAGTGTACAAGAATTGCTTCACCCCGGCTGCTGCGGCGAGATCGGCCATAAGAACGGTGGGGAGTGTGTCTTCTACGAGGACTTCCGCGGCAGACTCCTTTGTATACTTCAACGCCACGTGCACGCACGCATCCTTGCCTTCTACGAGCATTGCAAGGAGAGCTCCGTCCCCCAGGTCGCCTTCCACGACTTCAAGGCCATACTGGTCCAATAATGCCGGGACCTTATTCCTGTCCCTTGCGAGGATAGTGACGTTATTCCCCCGTGAGAGGAGTTCCATGGCGACGTATGATCCGATGAAGCCAGTACCGCCGGTTAGAAACACGTTCATTCCAATTTTCCCATTGTCCTACGGCAGAAGGAAGTTAATAAGACGGAGTCACAATTGATAATGCGCAAACGAAGCTCGATGAACTTGAAACCTCAAACTGAAAAGTCCTGACGATGATGGGACGGAAACCTAAAAGTGTCGAAGAAATTTGATTCTTCTTTGGGGGCACAGTAAAATGATTGCAGGGTTCCTGAAGAAGCGTTGCTTTAATCGTCCGCTTCTCTTCGCAACTGTTGCATTTGCGCGGGGGACTCCATAGCTGGAAAAATCTCGGAGAATCCATGATGAACGCTACCTTTCGAGAAATGAGTTGTCTGATCCTCCTCGCACCCTTGTCTCTTCAGGCACAGCAGGGCGACACCCTCCTCATCCCCAATCGCGAACCGAACGAGATGGTGAGAATAATTACAGGAGATACCTTGACGAACGGGAAAAGAGCTGATCTGAAGAGGGTGTATGTCCTCTTGAGAGGAGAGCGTTATGTGACCAGTCTTCCGTTGATCAACGAAGGGTACAAGTTGCGGATCGTCGGCCAGCCTGCTCCTCAGACCGGAATTGACCCGGGGCCTCCGGTGCTCCAACATTCTCCTGATAGCACAGGTCATTATGATACGGATCGTTTGTTTGTCGTCCGTGGTGACTTCGAACTTCAGAATGTCTGGATCCTGGCCTGGGTGTCCACAGGAGCGCAGCTCTGGGAGCCTATATTGGTGGAGCAGGACAGCGCGCGCCTGAGTGTTGACCATTGCATCTTCGAATGGTGCCAGGGACCGGCTATTCACGCCGCATCGAAGTGGACCACCGTACACCTTACTAACGATTTGTTTCGCAATGCGAATTACACCAACGAATGGTGGGCAGGGAGAGTAATCTACTATACGGCTCCTGCAGACACACTTGTGGAGGTAAACAATACAGTTGAGAACGTTGGATTCGGATTGCTGCAGTCGCAGGGGATCGGGTTGAATTATTATTTATGTGATCATAACACGGTAGTAAATTGTGCGAAGTTCTGTTGGCTGGAGAGTTACTACACTGAAGCATACATCGCGAACAATTTGCTTATCAATTGCCACTTCACGGGTGAAAGGCAGCAGGACCGTCCGCGGCAGGATCCCGATCTTCTTCTGTATGGGCAGGCGTTAAGCGCGGATACTCTTGTAGTCGACGGCAAAACGATTGCCGCCTCTGACCCAAGAGAGTCGGGGCGTGTTCTGATTTACGCGAACAACGCTGTCTATTTCGATACGTCCAGCTTTTATCCTTTCTACCGCTCATACAACGACACAGTTACATCGACGGAAGGAAAGATTCTCCCGGAACCGGTAATGAATTCACGAACTGCATCTATGTTCACCTGGCATACAGGAATGAAAGATACCGGATCGATCGAAGGAGTAAATCCACTTGTCACGAGAATGCCTCAAAACGTGACAGAGATTGTAAGATTTTTGAGAGACAGGTACTCGGTTCATCCGCGGAACAATATACTC of the Candidatus Kryptoniota bacterium genome contains:
- a CDS encoding NAD(P)-dependent oxidoreductase; the protein is MNVFLTGGTGFIGSYVAMELLSRGNNVTILARDRNKVPALLDQYGLEVVEGDLGDGALLAMLVEGKDACVHVALKYTKESAAEVLVEDTLPTVLMADLAAAAGVKQFLYTSSTAVNDYVYMVEQNKIDGLISKVETTTKHHPTTLYGATKAASENYLLAVSYNTHMRVNIIRPGYTFGNPVVTGASTQRDRRFETIVKNALRNEQIEVVKNDGTQFIWAGDLAKLYVSVLESNLNRRTYFGLSRTFVSWENIAAEAVRKCRSKSKIIVRDKGWSDNVTLFDVSDMKYDFGLEFQAWPKIGQHLDYLISCLSSLRETPRE